In Amphiprion ocellaris isolate individual 3 ecotype Okinawa chromosome 3, ASM2253959v1, whole genome shotgun sequence, one genomic interval encodes:
- the slc17a8 gene encoding vesicular glutamate transporter 3 has protein sequence MPFGLASLKEQVFKPGKEEVKNTVGDSMGKLQRKIDGSNVEEEDTIELTEDGRPVASTQRSPPLLDCSCGGLPKRYIIAILSGLGFCISFGIRCNLGVAIVEMVNNNTVYINGTPVLQKAQFNWDPETVGLIHGSFFWGYIVTQIPGGFISNKLFANRVFGAAIFLTSVLNMFIPSAARVHYGCVMFVRILQGLVEGVTYPACHGMWSKWAPPLERSRLATTSFCGSYAGAVIAMPLAGILVQYVGWSSVFYIYGVFGIIWYVLWLLLAYGSPAEHPTITDEERMYIESTIGETINQLSATEKFKTPWRRFFTSMPVYAIIVANFCRSWTFYLLLISQPAYFEEVFGFPISKVGILSAVPHMVMTIVVPIGGQLADFLRSNKIMSTTNVRKLMNCGGFGMEATLLLVVGFSHTRGVAISFLVLAVGFSGFAISGFNVNHLDIAPRYASILMGISNGVGTLSGMVCPLIVGALTKHKTRLEWQNVFVIAAMVHYSGVIFYALFASGEQQDWANPESTSEDKCGIIDEDELAEESELNSESMIAPKKSYGTTDNSSGRNQGWKQKRGVTMQEEEEHYGNGDYQDRYQ, from the exons GAAAATAGATGGCAGTAACGTGGAGGAAGAAGACACCATTGAGCTGACGGAAGATGGTCGTCCGGTGGCATCGACGCAGCGCTCTCCCCCGCTGCTGGACTGCAGCTGTGGCGGCCTGCCCAAGCGGTACATCATCGCCATCCTCAGCGGTCTGGGCTTCTGCATCTCCTTCGGCATTCGATGTAATCTTGGTGTGGCCATTGTGGAGATGGTGAACAACAACACCGTCTATATTAATGGGACTCCGGTGCTTCAG AAAGCTCAGTTTAATTGGGACCCAGAGACAGTGGGGCTGATCCACGGCTCCTTCTTCTGGGGCTACATCGTCACTCAGATCCCTGGTGGTTTCATCTCCAATAAGCTGTTTGCCAACAG GGTGTTTGGTGCTGCCATCTTCCTGACATCAGTGCTGAATATGTTCATCCCATCAGCGGCGAGGGTCCACTACGGCTGTGTCATGTTTGTTCGCATCCTGCAGGGCTTAgtggag GGTGTCACCTACCCAGCGTGTCATGGGATGTGGTCCAAATGGGCGCCACCTCTTGAACGGAGTCGACTGGCCACCACATCCTTCTGTG GATCCTACGCAGGAGCAGTGATCGCCATGCCTTTAGCTGGAATCCTCGTACAGTACGTCGGCTGGTCTTCGGTCTTCTATATTTATG GTGTTTTTGGGATCATATGGTATGTCCTGTGGCTCCTGCTGGCATATGGAAGTCCTGCTGAACATCCCACAATCACGGACGAGGAGAGGATGTACATCGAGTCCACCATCGGTGAAACAATCAACCAGCTAAGTGCAACTGAG AAATTTAAGACTCCATGGCGACGTTTCTTCACCTCCATGCCCGTCTATGCGATCATTGTGGCCAACTTCTGCCGCAGCTGGACCTTCTACCTTCTGCTCATCAGCCAACCGGCGTATTTTGAGGAAGTGTTTGGTTTCCCCATCAGCAAG GTGGGGATCCTGTCTGCTGTCCCTCACATGGTGATGACAATTGTAGTTCCTATCGGCGGACAGCTGGCCGACTTTTTACGCAGCAACAAAATCATGTCAACCACAAATGTGAGGAAACTCATGAACTGTGGAG GATTTGGCATGGAGGCGACTCTGCTGTTGGTTGTTGGGTTTTCTCACACTCGAGGGGTCGCCATTTCCTTCCTTGTGCTGGCTGTAGGCTTCAGCGGATTTGCCATCTCAG GGTTCAACGTCAATCATCTGGATATTGCTCCTCGCTATGCCAGCATCCTGATGGGGATTTCTAACGGTGTGGGAACGCTGTCTGGAATGGTGTGTCCCCTAATTGTTGGAGCTTTGACTAAACACAAG ACTCGTCTGGAGTGGCAGAATGTCTTTGTTATCGCGGCCATGGTGCATTACTCAGGGGTCATCTTCTACGCTCTCTTTGCTTCGGGAGAGCAGCAGGATTGGGCCAACCCCGAAAGCACGAGCGAGGATAAATGTGGCATTATTGATGAGGACGAGCTGGCTGAGGAGTCAGAGCTCAACAGCGAGAGCATGATTGCTCCCAAGAAGAGCTACGGAACAACGGACAATTCATCCGGCCGAAACCAAGGCTGGAAACAGAAGAGAGGGGTGACCAtgcaagaggaggaggagcattACGGGAATGGGGACTACCAGGATCGGTACCAGTGA